In Nocardia sp. NBC_01327, the genomic stretch AACGCGGCGACGTTCACGAAGGTGTTGCGGCCCAAGCTGATCGGCGGATGGCTGCTGCATCGTCTTCTGCGGGACGTACCGCTGGATTTCTTCGTTCTGTTCTCCTCCACCGGTTCGGTGATCGCCTCGCCGGGCCAGGGCAATTACGCGGCGGGCAACGCCTTCCTGGACGCACTGGCGCACTACCGGCGCGGACTCGGGCTGCCGGCGCTCAGCATCGGGTGGGGGCCGTGGTCTGTGGGCATGGTCGAACAGCTCGACCTGGAACAGATGTATGCCCGTCGCGGTATCGAGCTCATCACCCCCGAGGCCGGGATGCAGATTCTGGGTCGCGTCCTGCACCAACGCCCGGCCCACCTGGTCGCGATCACAGCAGACTGGGCGCGGGCGCGGGAGACCTCGCTCACGGGGCAACTGCCGCCGATGTTCTCTCTGCTCGATGTCCCGGCCGAGGAGCCCGAGAACGCTGGAGCAGACGCTCATGCGCTCCTCGGGGCGCTGCGCCGAGCCCCGGAAAGCGAGCGTGTCGCAGTGCTCGGAGAGCATCTGCGCGAGGTCGCGGCGCGGGTGCTCGGTATGGCCGCGGAGCAGGTCGGTACCGATGAGACCCTCAGCAGCCTCGGACTGGATTCGATGATGGCGATCGAGATGAAACACCGCGTCGAGGCCGTCCTGGGGATCGACGTCTCGGTCCTGGACCTGCTGCAGGGCGCAACCATCATCGGGCTCGCGGATGGACTCATCGCGCGGCTCGAACTCGCAGGGGCCGCCACCGAGCAGTCGCCGACCTCCGAAGCCGGTGAGCCAGCACCCGCCGGTGATCAGCTCGGCGATCTGGAGCAACTGCTCGCCGGTGCCGACCCGGACGAACTCGAGGCGCTGCTGAACGAACTGGAGGATCACCGGCACACCAACGGTCACGATCTCGGCGACGTCCCGGCGACGGCGAACCGTGGCGAGCGATCGTGACGCGGCCGCACACCGTGCCCGCCGAGCCGCGATCGAGGACCTGACCGAAGCGGCAATTCCACTGCACCCCAAGGAGATACACATGACCTACGTGATCACCGAGCGATGCCTCGGCAGCAAGATCGCCTCGTGCTATGACGTCTGCCCGGTCGAGGCGATCGGGCCCTCGCCCGACGGACCCGACTTCGACGGGCAGGATCAACTGTTCATCGACCCCGTGGCCTGCATCGAATGTGGTGCGTGCACGGCGGTCTGTCCGGTCGAGGCGATCTACGACGAGGACGATGTCCCGGAAGAGCTCCGGGTGTCGATCGCGGCCAACCGGCGGCACTTCACAGATGAGGCATCTTCGGCACCGCAGGAATGACGGTCGGCCCTGACCGAGGCCCAAGTCCCTGCCGAGGACTTGGGCCTCGAGTACAACGTGCAGAGATCACGCGGAGCCCCAAACGGGTTCAGCCCCAACGCATTGCGCCAGGTCGGCCACGACACGATCGACACGTGCCCCGGTGAGACCGGAGCACGTGTCGAACTGTGCGGCTTCAGGCTTCGGTGTCGAAGAGTTCGGGGACCCGCAGTGCGAGCGTCATATCACCCTCGACCTTCATCCTGCCCGTCATGAAGGCATGCATCGCGTCCATGCGGCCCTCGGCGATGGCGAGCCAGATCTCGCTGGTGGTGCTGAAGGTGGTATCCGGCGCGGGGACGCCGCCGGGGATGAGGCGCCCGCGGCCGCCCTTGATCTCGACAGCCCACACTCCGGGGTCGAGGTCGGTGAGCCGCCACTGGAGCGTGCGTTCGAGACCCGCCGCGGCTTCGGTGCGGAGGCGGCCGGGCAGTTCGTCGAAGAGTTCGCCGACAGTGAGAGTCATGGGACTGCGCTCCTGATCTCGTATTGTTCAGGCGGGCATGGCTTTTCGGTCGGCCCGCGCGTGATCAACCTAACCGGGTCCACTTCCCCCCGTATTACCGTGCGGGTAAGTGCGGTGGGCCACTGCGGTGCAGACGTCCGTTCAGCAGTTGCCGGCGCAGTTCGACGAACTCCGCCGGCAACTGCACGCCGAGGTCGCGCTGGACGGCACTGCAGAATGCCTCCAATCGGCGTTCGGCTCGGCCGTGCTGGCCGTTGCGCAGCAGCACCTCGATGATCACCGTGGTTGCGAGCTGGTTGTACCGATCCAGCCGGAGCATCTGGTAGGCGGATTCGAGGAGTTCTTCATCAGGGCCGCAATCGATATCGATCTGCATCAGGCGGGTCAGTGCCTGCGAGCACATGAGGTCGTACCGGCGCCGGTGGTGCTCGAGCCAGTGGCACGATTCGTCCTCGAGCAAAGGGCCCTGCGAGACATATTCGGAGACGCGGCGATAGTAGAAGCGTGCGCGGGCGACGTCGCCCGCGATATCGCAGGCGTGGCCGCGCTGATACAGCAGCCCGAGGTCGGCCACATCGGTCCACCACAGGCCCGCCGGGTCGAAGGTGTACACCCGGCTTGCGTGGCGTTGAATGAACGAGGACTGTTCTCGCGGACCGAGTTCCGGCTCGAGCAGCCGCTTGAGCGCGTGCATGCTGACGTCGAACCCCTGGATCGCCTTGTCCGGATCGGCCCCGGGCCACAGCGTGTCGACGAACTGATCCGTCGAACACGGCTTCCCGGGGTTGA encodes the following:
- a CDS encoding 4Fe-4S dicluster domain-containing protein, producing MTYVITERCLGSKIASCYDVCPVEAIGPSPDGPDFDGQDQLFIDPVACIECGACTAVCPVEAIYDEDDVPEELRVSIAANRRHFTDEASSAPQE
- a CDS encoding SCP2 sterol-binding domain-containing protein, which encodes MTLTVGELFDELPGRLRTEAAAGLERTLQWRLTDLDPGVWAVEIKGGRGRLIPGGVPAPDTTFSTTSEIWLAIAEGRMDAMHAFMTGRMKVEGDMTLALRVPELFDTEA
- a CDS encoding AfsR/SARP family transcriptional regulator; translation: MTASYAIDGLRRNDLAHPRELEREAPYRAHLFGDLRIYHGDHRLTLETSRRKGLHILLWFLLNPGKPCSTDQFVDTLWPGADPDKAIQGFDVSMHALKRLLEPELGPREQSSFIQRHASRVYTFDPAGLWWTDVADLGLLYQRGHACDIAGDVARARFYYRRVSEYVSQGPLLEDESCHWLEHHRRRYDLMCSQALTRLMQIDIDCGPDEELLESAYQMLRLDRYNQLATTVIIEVLLRNGQHGRAERRLEAFCSAVQRDLGVQLPAEFVELRRQLLNGRLHRSGPPHLPAR